The following coding sequences are from one Granulicella arctica window:
- the pstS gene encoding phosphate ABC transporter substrate-binding protein PstS codes for MRFRVIAAAGFLALTAAAAGAQNINGAGATFPYPIYSRWFSEYSQVHPNVHINYQSIGSGGGIRQVSEGTVDFGATDGPMNDQQIHDAKVKTMHVPTVLGAVVPVYNLPGVNQELKFSSDVIADIYLGKITKWNDGRIAKDNVGVSLPDKSILPVYRSDGSGTTYIFTDFLSKVSTDWTSRVGKGTSVKWPVGIGQKGNEGVAGMVRQSPYSFGYVELIYAAQNKMQFGLVRNASGKFVKASTSGVTAAAAAASKNIPNDYRVSITNAPGADSYPISSFTWLLIPVQSADPAKGKALAEFLTWMLDKGENEAASMTYAPLPKAVQDRVRITIRQIK; via the coding sequence GTGAGATTTAGGGTAATTGCAGCAGCAGGCTTCCTGGCACTGACCGCGGCAGCGGCAGGTGCTCAGAATATCAATGGAGCGGGAGCGACCTTTCCCTACCCGATCTACTCCCGTTGGTTTAGCGAGTACAGCCAGGTTCACCCGAACGTGCACATCAACTACCAATCCATCGGTTCAGGTGGCGGCATTCGGCAGGTGTCAGAAGGCACAGTCGACTTCGGCGCGACCGATGGACCGATGAATGACCAGCAGATTCACGATGCGAAGGTCAAGACGATGCATGTCCCGACCGTTCTTGGTGCGGTCGTTCCCGTTTACAACCTTCCGGGCGTCAACCAGGAGCTGAAATTTTCCTCGGATGTGATCGCGGATATCTATCTGGGCAAGATCACCAAATGGAATGACGGACGTATCGCGAAGGACAACGTCGGCGTGAGCCTTCCGGATAAGTCAATCCTTCCGGTCTATCGCTCGGACGGAAGCGGAACGACCTACATCTTTACCGATTTTCTTTCGAAGGTAAGCACGGATTGGACAAGCCGGGTGGGCAAGGGGACATCGGTCAAATGGCCGGTTGGCATCGGGCAAAAAGGTAACGAGGGTGTAGCCGGGATGGTGCGTCAGTCCCCTTACTCCTTTGGTTATGTTGAGTTGATCTATGCGGCCCAGAATAAGATGCAGTTTGGTCTCGTTCGCAATGCTTCCGGCAAATTTGTGAAGGCTTCAACGTCTGGCGTTACCGCGGCCGCCGCAGCAGCTTCTAAGAACATTCCGAACGACTACCGGGTTTCAATCACCAACGCCCCGGGAGCGGATTCTTACCCTATTTCGAGCTTTACCTGGCTACTGATTCCGGTGCAGTCCGCAGATCCGGCTAAGGGAAAAGCACTTGCCGAGTTTTTGACATGGATGTTGGATAAGGGTGAAAACGAGGCCGCTTCCATGACCTACGCTCCGCTGCCGAAGGCGGTTCAGGATCGTGTTCGCATAACGATCCGGCAGATCAAGTAG
- a CDS encoding ATP-binding protein, with product MNRSFFFDLWMRLAAVAMLVAAACFAIPRSLWAIDLPLVLAGTLLAAAWASHSLRNAIIPLKRGTLPDADHSKPINPTRFREINDLAELIRTAFVRSDHAFAASVEARQELEAMLDSMQDPVVAVDAAGRIQWTNQRMQRLVPGASFSSAIRIGHALVQTIRDPEVLECVRIALAERQVSERRSTSMIPGRIFEVSAAPMPGGGAVVVLHDITRIEEVERTQRDFVANVSHELRTPLTSISGYVETLLDHEASLSSQAREFLTTILKNTTRMNRLTEDLLVMARVEAAEQELHPAPIPADILVSDAVQAMSGLVQDEEAVLEIGPTTSCHVFADTDAILQVLSNLIENAIKYGKAKGDARCRVVVSAREVSEPFEAVEFSVRDFGQGIASEHLNRIFERFYRVDKARSRESGGTGLGLAIAQHVVQAQGGWIRVESELNAGSNFLFTLPKALYPTL from the coding sequence GTGAATCGCAGCTTCTTCTTTGATCTCTGGATGCGACTGGCCGCAGTCGCCATGCTGGTCGCGGCCGCGTGCTTCGCAATTCCTCGAAGCCTGTGGGCGATCGATCTTCCGCTGGTGCTGGCTGGTACGCTGCTTGCTGCGGCGTGGGCTTCCCATTCACTGCGGAACGCGATCATTCCTTTGAAACGCGGGACGTTGCCGGATGCGGATCATTCGAAACCGATCAATCCAACACGTTTCCGCGAGATAAATGATCTGGCTGAGCTGATAAGGACTGCATTTGTGCGCTCCGACCATGCGTTTGCTGCATCGGTAGAGGCACGGCAAGAGCTCGAGGCAATGCTCGACAGCATGCAGGACCCTGTTGTGGCGGTCGATGCAGCTGGACGCATTCAGTGGACAAATCAACGGATGCAGCGGTTGGTTCCTGGTGCGTCCTTTAGCAGTGCCATCCGCATCGGCCATGCTCTGGTGCAGACAATACGTGATCCGGAGGTGTTGGAGTGTGTTCGGATCGCTCTTGCTGAGCGTCAAGTGTCGGAACGCCGCTCGACCTCGATGATTCCGGGGCGGATCTTCGAAGTAAGTGCAGCTCCCATGCCGGGTGGCGGCGCGGTGGTCGTGCTGCACGATATTACTCGTATTGAAGAGGTGGAGAGGACGCAACGTGATTTCGTGGCAAACGTCTCGCACGAACTGCGCACACCGCTAACCTCAATCAGCGGCTATGTGGAGACGCTGCTCGACCACGAGGCCAGCCTGAGCTCGCAGGCACGAGAGTTTCTGACGACGATCCTCAAAAATACGACGCGGATGAATCGATTGACCGAGGACCTGTTAGTGATGGCACGAGTAGAGGCTGCGGAACAGGAGTTGCACCCGGCTCCGATTCCGGCGGACATTCTAGTCAGTGATGCGGTACAGGCGATGAGCGGCCTGGTACAAGATGAGGAGGCCGTTCTTGAGATCGGGCCGACGACCTCCTGCCATGTATTTGCCGATACCGATGCAATCCTTCAGGTGCTCAGCAATCTAATCGAAAATGCAATCAAGTATGGCAAGGCGAAAGGGGATGCCCGCTGCCGCGTTGTGGTGAGCGCTCGCGAGGTCTCAGAGCCTTTTGAGGCAGTCGAGTTCAGCGTGCGCGATTTCGGACAGGGAATCGCCTCGGAGCACCTGAATCGCATCTTCGAGCGTTTTTATCGGGTAGACAAGGCGAGGTCGCGTGAGTCAGGAGGCACTGGACTGGGCCTTGCCATTGCCCAGCATGTGGTGCAGGCCCAGGGCGGATGGATTCGCGTCGAGAGCGAATTGAATGCGGGAAGTAACTTTCTATTCACATTACCCAAAGCGCTGTACCCGACGCTGTAG
- a CDS encoding winged helix-turn-helix domain-containing protein has protein sequence MNQTIFVLEDDADISRLVQYHLESAGYAVRPYMAPSQIISDAERQPPALFLLDIMVPGGDGLDLCRRLRQNPTLASIPIIFLTARAAENDRVHGLELGADDYITKPFATRELVARVKAVLRRFERPSGPSLIKFEAIEIDASAMQLRVNGELVTTTATEFRLLDYLARHPGRVFSRDHLLDAVWGDARFVTPRSVDVYVRRIREKIEADAETPRYLKTMRGAGYRFEIPKSAAQA, from the coding sequence TTGAATCAAACGATCTTCGTCCTGGAAGATGATGCTGATATCTCTCGCCTGGTGCAGTATCACCTGGAAAGCGCTGGTTACGCAGTGCGTCCATACATGGCTCCCAGCCAGATCATCTCCGATGCAGAGCGGCAGCCGCCCGCGCTTTTTCTGCTGGATATCATGGTGCCTGGGGGAGATGGACTGGATCTTTGCCGCCGCCTGCGGCAGAATCCGACGCTCGCCAGCATCCCAATTATCTTCCTGACCGCTCGCGCCGCGGAGAACGACCGCGTGCACGGCCTCGAGCTTGGCGCGGACGATTACATTACCAAGCCGTTTGCGACACGCGAACTGGTGGCTCGGGTCAAGGCTGTACTTCGTCGCTTCGAGCGCCCATCGGGCCCATCGCTCATCAAGTTTGAGGCAATCGAAATCGACGCAAGCGCGATGCAACTTCGCGTCAACGGTGAGTTGGTGACGACGACCGCGACGGAGTTCCGGCTGCTCGATTATCTCGCGCGGCATCCGGGGCGCGTCTTCAGCCGCGACCACCTCCTGGACGCGGTTTGGGGTGATGCTCGCTTTGTGACGCCTCGCTCGGTGGACGTGTATGTTCGCCGCATCCGCGAGAAGATCGAGGCAGATGCAGAGACGCCGCGCTACCTGAAGACAATGCGCGGAGCAGGCTATCGCTTCGAAATTCCCAAGTCCGCAGCGCAAGCCTGA
- a CDS encoding threonine aldolase family protein: MSSSPEAIIDLRSDTVTRPTPAMREAMATAEVGDDVYGEDPTINRLEQRAAEIFGKEASIFVPTGSMGNQIAIRLHTEHGQEVICEARSHILDWEMAMTAAFSGCQVRMVAAERGILTWEHIRSAIGVGAKMYYRAQTGLICLENTHNMAGGTVTPLAVMEEVWAGAKEAGLPVHLDGARIFNAAAALGTDMATLTSGFDTVNFCLSKGLGAPVGSLLVGTRKHIERARIFRKALGGGMRQAGVLAAAGLIALEQMPARLHEDHANARLLAESVAKSDQVEIDLDAVQTNIVIFQLKNDGDAPSLVAALKEKGVFASAISPRVVRFVTHFDVDRAACERAAAIVNVELQKIA, from the coding sequence ATGTCCAGTAGTCCCGAAGCCATCATCGACCTGCGCAGCGACACCGTAACCCGTCCCACACCAGCCATGCGCGAGGCCATGGCTACAGCAGAAGTGGGCGACGATGTGTACGGGGAAGACCCGACCATCAACCGGTTGGAGCAACGGGCAGCGGAGATCTTCGGGAAAGAGGCTTCGATCTTCGTCCCGACAGGTTCGATGGGAAATCAGATTGCGATCCGGCTGCATACGGAGCATGGGCAAGAGGTCATCTGCGAGGCGCGGTCGCACATCCTCGACTGGGAGATGGCGATGACGGCGGCGTTCTCAGGCTGCCAGGTGCGGATGGTTGCAGCAGAACGCGGCATTCTGACATGGGAACACATCCGTTCAGCGATCGGTGTCGGCGCAAAGATGTACTACCGGGCACAGACCGGCCTGATCTGCCTTGAGAATACGCACAATATGGCTGGAGGTACGGTGACTCCGCTTGCCGTCATGGAGGAGGTCTGGGCAGGAGCGAAAGAGGCCGGCCTTCCGGTGCATCTTGATGGAGCGCGTATCTTCAATGCAGCGGCGGCGCTCGGAACGGACATGGCAACGCTGACGAGTGGCTTCGATACCGTCAACTTCTGCCTGTCGAAGGGATTGGGTGCGCCGGTCGGTTCGCTTCTTGTAGGTACACGGAAGCATATCGAAAGAGCACGGATCTTCCGCAAGGCTCTGGGTGGCGGAATGCGACAGGCGGGTGTGCTGGCAGCGGCGGGGCTAATCGCATTGGAGCAGATGCCCGCACGACTGCACGAGGACCATGCCAATGCGCGGCTGCTGGCGGAGAGCGTAGCAAAGTCAGATCAAGTAGAGATTGACCTGGATGCCGTACAGACGAATATTGTCATCTTCCAGTTGAAGAATGACGGGGATGCTCCAAGCCTGGTTGCGGCGCTGAAGGAAAAGGGTGTGTTTGCAAGTGCCATCAGCCCAAGGGTGGTGCGATTTGTGACGCACTTCGATGTGGATCGGGCCGCGTGCGAGCGGGCCGCTGCGATTGTGAACGTAGAGTTACAGAAAATTGCCTGA
- the hemW gene encoding radical SAM family heme chaperone HemW translates to MSSLGVYISVPFCKAKCTFCNFASDAFGSGRMQSYTDRLCQEIAAARERAGRLGAALPDSVDSIYFGGGTPSLLDAEHMQAIFERLRDEFRVAEEAEITLECAPGQLSDGTLEELLRQGMNRISFGVQSFVDAEAAAVGRLHTRTMCLAEVKRVRASGVTDINLDLIAGLPLQTEASWQYSIAEAIAAESAHVSVYMLEVDEESRLGREALAQGGRYHAGELPSEDETAEWYQIACDLLGAAGVNQYEISNFARADHKSRHNLKYWRRQPYIGFGLDAHSMLLTETGAVRLANTDDLDAYLVPPSISGPFAIRSSQPEPDVIEREAAFEEALFLGLRLNEGVLFSELQQKHGEVLISNTMPALKELQQAGLLDFDDVRVTLTGRGRLLSNEVFSRLLLPTLA, encoded by the coding sequence ATGAGTTCTTTGGGCGTGTACATCTCGGTGCCGTTCTGCAAGGCGAAGTGTACTTTCTGTAACTTTGCCTCCGACGCCTTTGGCTCCGGACGTATGCAGAGCTATACGGATCGGCTCTGCCAGGAGATTGCCGCGGCCCGAGAGCGCGCCGGCCGGCTGGGGGCGGCTCTGCCGGACAGTGTTGACAGTATCTATTTTGGAGGTGGTACGCCGAGCCTGCTCGATGCCGAGCATATGCAGGCGATCTTCGAACGGCTGCGAGATGAGTTTCGCGTGGCGGAGGAAGCTGAGATTACGCTCGAATGCGCTCCGGGACAGCTATCGGACGGGACACTCGAAGAACTGTTGCGACAAGGAATGAACCGGATCAGCTTTGGGGTACAGAGCTTCGTGGATGCGGAGGCAGCAGCGGTCGGACGGCTGCACACGCGGACGATGTGTCTGGCCGAAGTGAAGCGGGTGCGTGCCTCCGGAGTGACCGATATCAATCTCGATCTGATTGCTGGTCTTCCGCTCCAGACTGAAGCGAGTTGGCAGTACTCGATCGCCGAGGCAATCGCGGCGGAATCGGCACATGTCAGCGTGTACATGCTCGAGGTCGATGAGGAGTCTCGGTTGGGCAGGGAGGCGTTGGCGCAGGGAGGACGCTATCACGCTGGAGAACTGCCTTCCGAGGACGAGACCGCGGAGTGGTATCAGATAGCGTGCGACCTTTTAGGCGCGGCGGGGGTCAATCAGTATGAGATTTCGAACTTTGCCCGTGCAGACCATAAGTCACGGCACAACCTGAAGTATTGGCGACGGCAGCCGTACATTGGCTTTGGGCTGGATGCACATTCGATGCTGTTGACCGAAACTGGTGCGGTGCGGCTGGCCAATACAGATGACTTGGATGCGTATCTAGTGCCCCCGTCGATCTCTGGGCCATTTGCGATTCGATCCTCGCAGCCGGAACCGGATGTGATCGAAAGGGAAGCAGCCTTCGAGGAGGCACTTTTCCTGGGGTTGAGGTTGAATGAAGGCGTTTTGTTCAGCGAGCTGCAGCAGAAGCATGGTGAGGTTCTGATTAGCAATACGATGCCTGCGCTCAAGGAGTTACAGCAGGCTGGGTTGCTCGATTTCGACGATGTCCGCGTCACTCTGACTGGTCGCGGACGCCTGCTTTCAAACGAAGTTTTCAGTCGATTACTCCTCCCCACGCTGGCCTGA
- a CDS encoding ABC transporter ATP-binding protein, which yields MADKKKLDDKTKALPKKSPKKSEDDDVVGKAYDGRLMRRLLTYLRPYSLQTGLSAAAIFFKAASDVMGPFLVKVAVDTYMTDVPNPHPSWLSRQLSPVPMTGITELAALYLGSLLFTYALEFLQTYLMQWTGQKIMFDLRRQIFRHIQLMQPAFFDRNPVGKLVTRVTSDVDALNEMFTSGVLAIFEDVFVLTFIVIIMLRMSWLLALLTLLVLPAILYATKVFRKYVRQSYRRQRAATAHINTFTQEYVSGMAVVQLFNRERRAFDDFSAVNYENKQAWTDAIFAYAVYYPVVELLSSIAIALIIWHGGYSVLHGIVTLGVLIAFMQYAQRFFRPIMDLSEKYNILQAAMAASERVFKLLDTEPEILSPTTPVAGDKSGRIEFRNVWFTYQTLDEAQMARVASASNDDLRTFADIEWILCGVSFVIEPNETAAIVGHTGAGKTTITGLMMRFYDIQHGQILVDGVDVREQDLNALRRRFGVVLQDPFLFTGTIADNIRLGSKWITDERLERAADEVNVGDFIRAQPLGFAEPVRERGATLSTGQKQLISFARALAHDPGILILDEATSSVDTETELRVRLALSRMITGRTSVLIAHRLSTIQTADSILVMHKGQLRERGTHQQLLAERGLYWKLYQLQYRDQETSSGNLQEGQLTDAISS from the coding sequence ATGGCAGACAAGAAAAAGCTGGATGACAAGACGAAGGCTCTTCCGAAGAAGAGCCCCAAAAAGAGCGAAGACGATGACGTCGTCGGCAAGGCCTATGACGGACGTCTGATGCGTCGCCTCTTGACCTATCTGCGTCCTTACAGCCTTCAGACTGGGTTATCTGCTGCCGCCATCTTCTTCAAGGCAGCCAGCGATGTCATGGGACCCTTCCTCGTCAAGGTCGCCGTCGACACCTACATGACGGATGTGCCCAACCCGCACCCTTCCTGGCTTTCGCGCCAGCTCAGCCCCGTTCCTATGACTGGCATCACCGAGCTGGCGGCGCTCTACCTCGGGTCGCTCCTCTTTACCTACGCGCTCGAGTTCCTCCAGACCTACCTCATGCAGTGGACCGGCCAGAAGATTATGTTCGACCTCCGCCGCCAGATCTTCCGCCACATCCAACTCATGCAGCCTGCCTTCTTCGACCGCAACCCGGTCGGCAAACTCGTCACCCGCGTCACCTCCGACGTCGATGCACTCAACGAGATGTTTACCTCCGGGGTGCTCGCGATCTTCGAGGACGTCTTTGTCCTCACCTTCATCGTCATCATCATGCTCCGCATGAGCTGGCTGCTCGCCCTGCTCACCCTTCTTGTCCTTCCGGCGATCCTGTATGCGACGAAGGTCTTTCGCAAGTATGTGCGCCAGAGCTACCGTCGCCAGCGTGCCGCCACCGCGCACATAAACACCTTTACGCAGGAGTACGTCTCCGGCATGGCCGTGGTGCAGCTCTTCAATCGTGAGCGCCGCGCCTTTGACGACTTCTCTGCGGTCAACTATGAGAACAAGCAGGCGTGGACCGATGCCATCTTCGCCTATGCCGTCTACTATCCTGTCGTCGAACTCCTCAGCTCCATCGCCATCGCCCTCATCATCTGGCACGGCGGCTACAGTGTCCTCCACGGCATCGTCACTCTTGGCGTCCTCATCGCCTTCATGCAGTATGCGCAGCGATTCTTCCGGCCCATCATGGACCTGAGCGAGAAATACAACATCCTGCAAGCTGCCATGGCGGCAAGCGAGCGCGTCTTCAAGCTGCTCGATACTGAGCCGGAGATTCTCTCGCCAACTACGCCTGTCGCAGGCGATAAATCGGGCCGCATCGAGTTCCGTAACGTCTGGTTTACCTACCAGACGCTCGACGAGGCGCAGATGGCGCGTGTCGCTTCAGCCTCCAATGACGACCTGCGTACCTTCGCCGATATCGAGTGGATTCTATGTGGCGTCAGCTTCGTCATCGAGCCGAACGAGACCGCCGCGATCGTCGGACACACTGGAGCGGGTAAGACCACCATCACTGGCCTGATGATGCGCTTCTACGATATCCAGCATGGCCAGATTTTGGTGGATGGTGTTGACGTCCGCGAGCAAGACCTAAACGCTCTGCGCCGCCGTTTTGGCGTCGTTCTGCAAGATCCCTTCCTCTTTACCGGGACGATCGCAGACAACATTCGCCTCGGCTCCAAATGGATTACCGATGAGAGGCTCGAAAGAGCTGCCGACGAGGTCAACGTCGGCGACTTCATTCGCGCCCAGCCGCTTGGCTTTGCCGAGCCCGTCCGCGAGCGTGGAGCGACGCTGTCCACTGGCCAGAAGCAGCTCATCAGCTTCGCTCGTGCCCTTGCCCACGATCCGGGCATTCTTATCCTCGACGAGGCTACGTCGTCAGTCGATACTGAGACCGAGTTGCGCGTCCGGCTCGCGCTCTCCCGCATGATTACTGGGCGCACTTCGGTTCTCATCGCGCATCGGCTGTCGACCATCCAGACTGCGGACAGCATCCTCGTTATGCATAAGGGGCAGCTTCGCGAACGCGGCACTCACCAGCAGCTACTGGCCGAGCGTGGGCTCTACTGGAAGCTCTATCAACTTCAGTATCGCGACCAGGAGACCTCCTCCGGCAACCTTCAGGAAGGGCAGCTTACGGATGCCATCTCTTCCTGA
- the lpxB gene encoding lipid-A-disaccharide synthase — translation MPSLPEPPKKLSPQIFLSAGEASGEHYGAQIIAEMRVRIPGMTCFGLGGTEMEAAGLERIVRAEDVAVMGITEVVRHMPHIYAEYRRLVASIKARRPDIAVLIDFPDVNFRLAKVLKRLGIPVVYFVSPQLWAWKRSRLRWVQQRISRMLVIFPFEERFYRARGVEAEFVGHPLATLPLPMQTREEFAAQYGLDPAKQWIALLPGSRRKEVHLNLPEMVQAAAQLREEQSYEVLLPVASTVGMEFVRTALQEFGAVDSITLVDDARAAMHHARASIVASGTATVQAAVIGNPFVVVYRVSPLTFRLAKRLVRYPVEIPAPLDEVGNLPIAMVNLIAGRRIVPELLQERFTAVNLVAALRPLLEDGPARETMIAELAEVRGSLMLSAGSSPICRVCDTVQSLLG, via the coding sequence ATGCCATCTCTTCCTGAGCCTCCGAAGAAACTCTCTCCACAGATCTTTCTCTCGGCTGGTGAGGCCAGCGGGGAACATTATGGTGCCCAAATCATCGCCGAGATGCGAGTTCGAATCCCCGGAATGACCTGCTTTGGGTTAGGCGGAACGGAGATGGAAGCGGCTGGACTGGAGCGGATTGTTCGTGCCGAGGATGTGGCGGTAATGGGAATTACCGAGGTCGTCCGTCACATGCCGCATATCTACGCGGAGTATCGGAGGCTGGTCGCGTCGATCAAGGCTCGCAGGCCGGATATTGCGGTGCTGATCGACTTTCCGGATGTAAACTTCCGGCTTGCGAAGGTGTTGAAGCGGCTTGGGATTCCGGTCGTCTACTTTGTCAGTCCGCAACTGTGGGCGTGGAAGCGCAGCCGTCTTCGCTGGGTTCAGCAACGCATCAGTCGGATGCTGGTGATCTTTCCCTTTGAGGAGCGGTTCTATCGGGCTCGTGGCGTTGAGGCGGAGTTTGTCGGGCATCCACTAGCTACACTGCCGTTACCGATGCAGACTCGGGAAGAGTTTGCTGCGCAGTATGGGCTTGACCCGGCGAAGCAATGGATTGCGTTGTTGCCCGGAAGCCGGCGCAAAGAGGTTCACCTAAACCTTCCGGAGATGGTTCAGGCTGCGGCGCAACTCCGTGAAGAGCAATCTTATGAAGTACTGCTTCCGGTTGCGAGTACGGTTGGGATGGAGTTTGTGCGGACAGCCTTGCAGGAGTTTGGCGCGGTCGATTCCATTACGCTGGTCGATGACGCGCGGGCGGCGATGCACCATGCGAGGGCGAGCATCGTTGCCAGTGGGACTGCTACGGTGCAAGCAGCGGTGATCGGCAACCCGTTTGTGGTGGTCTATCGGGTGTCGCCGCTGACCTTCCGGCTGGCGAAGCGGCTGGTGCGGTATCCGGTGGAGATTCCGGCACCTTTGGATGAGGTGGGCAATCTGCCGATTGCGATGGTGAACCTGATCGCGGGAAGGCGGATCGTTCCGGAGCTATTGCAGGAGCGATTTACGGCGGTGAACCTGGTTGCGGCGTTACGTCCTCTGCTGGAGGATGGTCCGGCTCGAGAGACGATGATTGCTGAGTTGGCTGAGGTGCGCGGAAGCTTGATGCTTTCTGCTGGGTCGAGTCCAATCTGCCGGGTTTGCGATACCGTACAGTCACTATTGGGGTAA
- a CDS encoding M1 family aminopeptidase — MVFRIKPLLTAVAAFVLISGASERLWAAPIRPQMQITGYVISADLDPEANKLTATAAVTLTALEDLNTVTFELNNGLAITKLTDAIGKVLTPERLTTNSTVRVPLNSPLAKGASTTFSFEYSGVLKGSDTSPAEGIKLAAVADPISILLYAGRWFPMTGLFTNRFTAEMHIRVPSDERVVGSGETGHKALPDKRTEYSFNWTKPGFPGTIIAGKFLEPVTGAGVNIHVYVTEKRKEFAQDFLHLTAREFEYMSSTFGQLESNRMNVVELPDDAVSAAWAPEIAGISGQRIADRNEQRLLSNTLAHQWWGSEVSPATLNDAWITNGMSRYAELMYLEDSAGKNAFQAAITDVSAGALAYDTEPLTSLGRLDPFSPQFQSMTLEKGAMVFHMLRWEMGDDVFQKFLRGVLSQYRDKGVRSSEVQKVAEAQSQLELEPFFAQWLNGTGAPNFANKYSVFRLGNNKGFRTVGSIDQDLDLFRMPVELRIETDGKTELRRVDVSGTESQFSVETFGRPRKISIDPEDWVLKTTPDLAVRVAVLRGQQLVAQGDMTAALVEYQKALDVNKTSSLASYRIGEIFFMQRNYQSAANSFRDALRGDGDPRWVEVWSHIELGRIFDVTGQRDRAVNEYRLAVQTNDNTQGAVNEARALMQKPYKKPQTDN, encoded by the coding sequence ATGGTTTTCCGTATCAAGCCTTTACTTACCGCGGTTGCGGCCTTTGTACTGATCTCTGGTGCCAGCGAACGGCTTTGGGCTGCGCCGATCCGACCGCAGATGCAGATTACCGGTTATGTCATCAGCGCCGATCTGGATCCGGAGGCGAACAAGCTGACGGCGACTGCGGCGGTGACGCTGACGGCGTTGGAGGACTTGAATACGGTCACCTTCGAGCTGAATAATGGGCTGGCGATCACAAAGCTGACGGATGCGATAGGAAAGGTGTTGACGCCGGAACGGCTGACGACGAACTCCACGGTGCGTGTGCCGCTGAACTCTCCGCTGGCGAAGGGTGCTTCGACGACCTTTAGCTTCGAGTACAGCGGCGTGTTGAAGGGATCGGATACAAGTCCGGCTGAGGGGATCAAGCTGGCTGCGGTCGCCGACCCGATCAGCATCCTGCTCTATGCAGGACGCTGGTTTCCGATGACGGGGCTGTTTACGAACCGGTTTACGGCGGAGATGCATATTCGTGTTCCCTCCGATGAGCGCGTTGTGGGGAGCGGCGAGACCGGACACAAAGCTCTCCCGGATAAGCGGACCGAGTACAGCTTCAACTGGACGAAGCCGGGGTTTCCGGGGACGATCATTGCGGGCAAGTTCCTGGAGCCGGTTACAGGAGCGGGCGTCAACATCCACGTATATGTGACGGAGAAGCGGAAGGAGTTTGCGCAGGACTTTCTGCATCTGACGGCGCGTGAGTTTGAATATATGAGCAGTACGTTTGGGCAGCTTGAGTCGAACCGGATGAATGTTGTGGAGTTGCCGGACGATGCGGTTTCGGCTGCCTGGGCTCCGGAGATTGCGGGGATCAGCGGGCAGCGCATTGCGGATCGGAACGAGCAACGGCTGCTGTCGAATACGCTGGCGCATCAATGGTGGGGCAGCGAGGTTTCGCCGGCGACGCTGAACGATGCGTGGATCACGAATGGGATGTCGCGGTACGCGGAGCTGATGTATCTGGAGGATTCGGCGGGAAAGAATGCCTTTCAAGCTGCGATCACGGATGTTTCGGCGGGCGCGCTGGCTTACGATACGGAGCCGCTGACGAGTCTTGGACGGCTCGATCCGTTCTCGCCGCAGTTCCAGTCGATGACGTTGGAGAAGGGCGCGATGGTCTTCCATATGTTGCGGTGGGAGATGGGCGACGATGTTTTTCAGAAGTTTTTGCGCGGCGTTTTGTCGCAATATAGGGACAAGGGCGTTCGCAGTAGCGAGGTGCAGAAGGTTGCTGAGGCTCAGTCGCAGCTTGAGCTGGAGCCGTTCTTCGCGCAGTGGCTGAATGGGACGGGTGCGCCGAACTTTGCCAATAAATATTCGGTTTTTCGGCTGGGGAATAACAAGGGGTTCCGCACGGTGGGGTCGATCGATCAGGACCTCGATCTGTTCCGGATGCCGGTGGAGCTGCGGATCGAGACGGATGGAAAGACGGAGCTGCGGCGGGTGGATGTGAGCGGAACCGAGTCGCAGTTCTCGGTTGAGACGTTCGGGCGTCCGAGGAAGATCAGCATCGATCCGGAGGACTGGGTGCTGAAGACGACGCCGGATCTGGCGGTGCGGGTGGCGGTGCTGCGTGGGCAGCAGTTGGTGGCGCAGGGCGATATGACTGCCGCGTTGGTGGAGTATCAGAAGGCACTGGATGTGAACAAGACGAGTTCGCTGGCTAGCTATCGGATTGGGGAGATCTTCTTCATGCAGCGGAACTATCAGTCTGCGGCAAACTCGTTCCGGGATGCGCTGCGGGGTGATGGCGATCCGCGGTGGGTCGAGGTTTGGAGCCACATTGAGCTGGGGAGGATCTTCGATGTGACCGGGCAGCGGGACCGGGCGGTGAATGAGTATCGGCTGGCGGTGCAGACGAACGACAATACGCAGGGTGCGGTGAATGAGGCTCGGGCTTTGATGCAGAAGCCTTATAAGAAGCCTCAGACGGATAATTAG